One window from the genome of Desulfuromonas sp. encodes:
- a CDS encoding chemotaxis protein CheW: MSEAAAELSQQYLTFGLGDESFAVDVAKAREVLDSSNITKVPQTPDYMLGVINLRGSVVPVIDMRLKFGMEAAERTIDTCIIVLEIHADDGEPLTISVQADSVQEVLDITESQIEPPPRLGTKLDTDFIKGMGNCNDEFVIILDIDKVFTTEELVLLEGAYKKESEKE; the protein is encoded by the coding sequence ATGAGTGAAGCCGCAGCTGAATTAAGCCAGCAATACCTGACCTTCGGCCTGGGCGACGAATCGTTTGCCGTCGATGTCGCCAAGGCGCGCGAAGTGCTTGACAGCAGCAATATTACCAAGGTGCCGCAGACCCCCGATTATATGCTCGGGGTGATCAACCTGCGCGGTTCGGTGGTGCCGGTGATCGACATGCGTCTGAAGTTCGGTATGGAAGCGGCCGAGCGGACGATCGACACCTGCATCATTGTTCTGGAGATCCATGCCGATGACGGCGAGCCGCTGACCATCAGCGTGCAGGCCGATTCGGTGCAGGAGGTCCTCGATATCACCGAAAGCCAGATCGAGCCGCCACCGCGTCTCGGCACCAAGCTCGACACCGACTTTATCAAGGGCATGGGGAACTGTAACGACGAGTTCGTCATCATCCTCGACATCGACAAGGTCTTTACCACCGAAGAGCTGGTGTTGCTCGAAGGCGCTTACAAAAAGGAGTCGGAAAAAGAGTAG
- a CDS encoding serine--tRNA ligase: MLDSKLLRENIDSVSERLKTRGEAVDLSWFGEIDIRRRGLLGEGESLKAERNKVSALIGKTKDKSTVQDEIIRMKDVSARIKEIDEELRQLEESLRARLLTIPNLPDADCPVGVGEDENVEIRTWGEAPKFDFEAKAHWDIGTDLDIIDFERAGKIAGARFSLLKGPGARLERALINFMLDLHTTEHKYVETLPPFMVNRDSMTGTGQLPKFEDDLFHTEDVDYFLIPTAEVPVTNIYRDEILAEADLPICYTAYTPCFRKEAGSHGKDTRGLIRQHQFNKVELVKFTRPEESDAELEKLLDNAEEVLRRLRLPYRVVDLCTGDIGFSAARTFDIEVWLPGQDTYREISSCSNFRDFQARRAAIRYRPDGGGKPAFVHTLNGSGLAVGRTLLAILENYQQEDGSVVIPEALRPYMGGLEKIEKQ; this comes from the coding sequence ATGCTCGACAGCAAATTGCTGCGTGAAAATATCGATTCGGTTAGCGAACGTCTGAAAACCCGGGGCGAGGCTGTCGATCTCTCATGGTTCGGTGAAATCGATATCCGCCGGCGTGGTCTGCTCGGCGAGGGCGAATCTCTCAAGGCCGAACGGAACAAGGTTTCGGCGCTGATTGGCAAGACGAAGGACAAGAGCACGGTTCAGGATGAGATTATCCGGATGAAGGATGTATCGGCCCGCATCAAGGAGATTGACGAGGAGCTGCGGCAGCTTGAAGAGAGTCTTAGGGCGCGACTGCTGACCATCCCGAATCTGCCCGATGCGGATTGCCCGGTCGGGGTCGGCGAGGACGAGAACGTCGAGATTCGCACCTGGGGTGAGGCTCCAAAATTCGACTTCGAAGCAAAAGCCCATTGGGACATCGGCACCGATCTCGATATCATTGATTTTGAGCGGGCCGGCAAGATTGCCGGTGCCCGGTTTTCCCTGCTCAAGGGGCCCGGCGCGCGCCTCGAGCGGGCATTGATCAACTTCATGCTCGACCTGCACACAACCGAGCATAAATACGTTGAAACGCTTCCGCCGTTTATGGTAAACAGGGACTCCATGACGGGGACCGGACAGCTCCCGAAGTTTGAAGATGATCTTTTCCATACCGAAGATGTCGATTATTTCCTGATTCCGACGGCAGAAGTTCCGGTGACCAATATCTACCGGGACGAAATCCTGGCCGAAGCTGACCTGCCGATCTGCTACACCGCCTATACGCCCTGCTTCCGCAAGGAGGCCGGGTCGCACGGCAAGGATACGCGCGGGCTGATTCGCCAGCATCAGTTCAACAAGGTTGAACTGGTCAAATTTACCCGGCCGGAAGAATCGGATGCCGAACTGGAGAAACTGCTCGACAACGCCGAAGAGGTGTTGCGGCGGCTCAGGTTGCCGTACCGCGTGGTTGATCTCTGTACCGGTGATATCGGCTTTTCGGCGGCACGGACTTTCGATATAGAAGTCTGGCTGCCGGGCCAGGATACCTATCGCGAGATTTCTTCCTGCTCGAATTTCCGCGATTTTCAGGCGCGGCGGGCGGCAATCCGCTACCGGCCGGATGGAGGCGGCAAGCCGGCTTTTGTTCATACCCTGAACGGTTCCGGATTGGCGGTCGGCAGAACTCTGCTGGCAATTCTCGAGAACTACCAGCAGGAAGACGGCTCTGTGGTGATCCCGGAAGCCCTTCGCCCTTATATGGGCGGGTTGGAAAAGATTGAGAAGCAGTAA
- a CDS encoding DUF2155 domain-containing protein, translating into MTRFGLSILLLLVLSLSFVGCSREEVETKPPVADAENILSRVVVPKGVEGQWKAVRITVLDNETNEEVTYTVDIGQEFTLSSSDVRLKVNTFLPSFVMKGKNLTSNSNNPDNPAALISLREGGEAIFNGWLFSRFPGTHVFQHPRYSFTLVDFIPAPKKG; encoded by the coding sequence ATGACCCGCTTCGGTTTATCCATTTTGCTGTTGCTCGTACTGTCTCTGTCTTTTGTCGGTTGTAGTCGTGAAGAAGTCGAGACGAAACCTCCGGTTGCCGACGCCGAGAATATTCTGTCCCGTGTTGTTGTTCCCAAAGGCGTCGAAGGGCAGTGGAAAGCTGTTCGCATCACTGTTCTGGACAATGAAACCAACGAAGAGGTCACTTATACGGTTGATATCGGGCAGGAGTTCACCCTCTCCAGCTCCGACGTCAGGCTCAAGGTTAATACGTTTCTTCCCTCCTTTGTTATGAAGGGTAAGAACCTGACCTCCAACTCTAATAATCCGGATAATCCGGCCGCATTGATCAGCCTGCGCGAAGGGGGCGAGGCTATCTTCAACGGCTGGTTGTTCAGCCGGTTCCCGGGGACCCATGTTTTTCAGCATCCCCGCTACAGCTTTACCCTGGTCGATTTTATTCCTGCGCCAAAAAAAGGTTGA
- a CDS encoding chemotaxis protein produces the protein MFEHWKFRTKLFAGNGVVLALMVVLSILVYTSVNSLLNTFSWVDHTHVVLEEAEEVLAAAADMETGMRGFLLAGKEEFLDPYKGGSRLFDEKIAELTETVNDNPAQVALLRETKATIDEWRQNVTEPMIALRRQVGVSKTMDDIANEVGKARGKTYFDKFRGQLATFEDRERKLMEERKESMESTADTATSGTIFGTLIALAFGLGVVVFLTRSLMKQLGGEPAYIAEIAESVAKGDMSIKMKSEGEDQGVFAAIKKMMAALQEKERLSQQIADGDLTVVVNLASDKDQLGLALQRMVEKLKEVIAQVTGSVENVASGSQAMSSSSEEMSQGASEQAAAAEEASSSIEQMTANIRQNTDNAMETEKIATQTSDEARAGGESVAQTVVAMRDIADKINIIEEIARQTNLLALNAAIEAARAGEHGKGFAVVAAEVRKLAERSQVAAAEISELSVSSVEVAETAGKALESIVPSIQKTAELVQEISAASREQDAGADQINKSIQQLDTIIQQNASSAEEMASTAEELTSQADQLGDMIAFFKVGSDMRQKNRKMATANSAQKSQRVLTATTRSGTADTLDDEFDRY, from the coding sequence ATGTTCGAGCATTGGAAATTCAGAACGAAACTGTTTGCCGGTAACGGTGTGGTCCTGGCCCTGATGGTGGTCCTGTCGATTCTGGTCTACACTAGTGTCAATTCCCTGTTAAACACCTTCTCTTGGGTTGACCACACACACGTCGTTCTCGAAGAAGCGGAAGAAGTATTGGCGGCTGCGGCCGATATGGAGACCGGCATGCGCGGCTTCCTGCTCGCCGGCAAGGAAGAGTTCCTCGATCCTTACAAGGGCGGGTCGCGTCTATTCGATGAAAAGATCGCCGAGCTCACGGAGACGGTCAACGACAACCCGGCCCAGGTGGCACTGCTGCGCGAAACCAAGGCAACCATCGACGAGTGGCGGCAGAATGTCACCGAGCCGATGATTGCCCTGCGGCGTCAGGTCGGTGTCAGCAAGACCATGGACGATATCGCCAACGAGGTTGGCAAGGCCAGGGGGAAAACCTATTTTGACAAGTTTCGCGGTCAGCTTGCGACCTTTGAAGACCGCGAGCGGAAGCTCATGGAGGAGCGCAAGGAGTCGATGGAATCAACCGCCGACACAGCCACCAGCGGGACGATATTCGGCACCTTGATCGCGCTGGCGTTCGGACTCGGTGTGGTGGTCTTTCTGACGCGTAGCCTGATGAAGCAGCTCGGCGGTGAGCCGGCCTACATCGCGGAAATCGCAGAAAGTGTCGCCAAGGGCGATATGAGCATCAAGATGAAGAGCGAAGGCGAGGACCAGGGCGTGTTCGCAGCGATAAAGAAGATGATGGCAGCCCTGCAGGAGAAGGAACGTCTTTCCCAGCAGATTGCCGATGGCGACCTGACTGTGGTTGTCAACCTGGCCTCCGACAAAGACCAGCTCGGCCTCGCTCTGCAACGGATGGTCGAAAAGCTCAAGGAGGTGATCGCCCAGGTCACCGGTTCGGTCGAAAATGTTGCCTCCGGATCGCAGGCGATGAGCTCATCCAGCGAAGAGATGTCGCAGGGGGCCAGCGAGCAGGCGGCGGCGGCGGAAGAGGCGTCATCGAGCATCGAACAGATGACCGCCAACATCCGGCAGAATACCGACAACGCCATGGAGACCGAAAAGATCGCGACCCAGACCTCCGATGAGGCCAGAGCCGGCGGCGAGTCGGTGGCACAGACGGTCGTCGCGATGCGCGACATCGCTGACAAAATCAACATTATCGAGGAGATCGCGCGTCAGACCAACCTGCTGGCTCTCAACGCGGCGATCGAAGCGGCCCGCGCCGGTGAACATGGCAAGGGTTTTGCGGTTGTTGCCGCCGAGGTGCGCAAGTTGGCCGAACGGAGCCAGGTGGCCGCCGCCGAGATCAGCGAACTGTCGGTGAGCAGCGTCGAGGTTGCCGAGACCGCCGGCAAGGCGCTCGAATCTATCGTGCCGAGCATCCAGAAGACGGCCGAGCTGGTGCAGGAGATTTCAGCGGCGAGCCGCGAGCAGGATGCCGGCGCCGATCAGATCAACAAGAGTATTCAGCAGCTCGATACAATCATCCAGCAGAACGCATCGAGCGCCGAGGAGATGGCGAGCACCGCCGAAGAGCTCACCAGCCAGGCCGATCAGCTCGGCGACATGATCGCCTTCTTCAAGGTCGGCAGTGACATGCGGCAGAAAAACCGGAAAATGGCAACGGCCAATTCCGCGCAGAAGTCACAACGGGTGCTGACGGCGACAACGCGTTCCGGAACCGCCGACACTCTTGATGATGAATTCGATCGGTATTGA